From one Thermanaeromonas sp. C210 genomic stretch:
- a CDS encoding secondary thiamine-phosphate synthase enzyme YjbQ, which translates to MPYLTVQSRRRAELIDITDQVRDLVARHKVTEGALLLFVPHTTAGILINENADPDVAEDILATLADLVPRQGAYRHGEGNSDAHIKTVLTGSSVLVPIFQGRLGLGTWQGIYLAEFDGPRRRQVTATFLAPIPE; encoded by the coding sequence ATGCCGTACCTGACCGTCCAGTCCCGCCGGAGAGCGGAGCTCATCGACATCACGGACCAAGTCCGGGATCTAGTTGCCCGGCATAAAGTAACCGAGGGGGCCCTGCTCCTTTTCGTGCCCCACACCACCGCCGGCATCCTCATCAACGAAAATGCCGATCCCGACGTGGCGGAAGATATCCTGGCCACCCTGGCCGATCTCGTACCCCGGCAGGGCGCCTACCGCCACGGTGAGGGCAACAGCGACGCCCATATCAAAACGGTCCTGACGGGCTCCTCGGTCCTCGTTCCTATTTTCCAGGGCCGTCTCGGGCTGGGCACCTGGCAGGGGATTTACCTGGCCGAATTCGACGGTCCCCGCCGGCGCCAGGTCACGGCCACTTTTCTGGCTCCCATCCCGGAGTGA
- a CDS encoding response regulator — MDAGEPLKILIAEDDDLNLELLLSVLEGMGTLIVAVDGWEAWYKFWEEDPSLVFLDMQLPSVDGFTLAGWMKEARPRTAIVGVTAFAMPGDREKVLAAGCDYYLAKPFEVAEVRRLVRTLAGQGPVMGSP, encoded by the coding sequence GTGGACGCGGGGGAACCCCTTAAGATTCTAATCGCCGAGGACGACGACCTCAACCTGGAGCTCCTTCTTTCGGTGCTGGAAGGCATGGGAACCCTCATCGTAGCCGTCGATGGGTGGGAAGCCTGGTATAAATTCTGGGAAGAGGACCCTTCCCTGGTGTTCCTGGATATGCAGCTCCCCTCGGTGGACGGCTTCACCCTGGCCGGCTGGATGAAGGAGGCGCGGCCGAGGACCGCCATCGTAGGAGTGACGGCCTTCGCCATGCCCGGCGACCGGGAAAAGGTCCTGGCGGCGGGCTGCGACTACTACCTGGCCAAGCCCTTTGAAGTCGCCGAGGTCCGGCGGCTGGTCCGGACCCTTGCGGGGCAGGGCCCGGTGATGGGTTCCCCGTAG
- a CDS encoding PAS domain-containing protein, which produces MERKLVLYYRLVTGLIGLLTLGLVIMSVQLWYVGRSVVALNQALLEIHRIGQHSAAVTREVAGRLLTGRPVVAAALEECPVVRDLERLASAVRGDRHLEGLVWETTRQHRSIHNVLTLLETTASGLRPGDGRVEASRYFTEELLPAVSGLDALLARIQETLTSRLEGMWAGYRIFHWLVTAGGLAFTVAGLIFLAVFQRSIARTLTQPLARIFGLVEQAVKAEVPAGRPGDAEGEIVRLEKLVDLAARVYFRDEEAVNEIFTLWADKLGEVDFNALIQDTLAVLYNRGIILGGAYYRYDDEGERLELAVRYALPAEVETEVLPGHGPAGQCARELRVMVGWQEFDLGHGLTPRTRVKVVAAPLGLEELRGVLLVLVPAEDGDREHLIRLFTRLSRLLSLLQEKHERETERKELLEEISRQARTAEEKLAHVQAVLESSLDGICTVDREGRITAWNRGAEVITGYTAAEAIGRPCREVLGHTYTSGEPICGSHDCVLCRAFDGENVEGMEALLRTKDNRRLPIRISAAPVRVGEGGIKEIVP; this is translated from the coding sequence ATGGAAAGGAAACTCGTGCTCTACTACCGTCTGGTTACGGGTTTGATCGGGCTTCTTACCTTGGGCCTGGTCATCATGTCGGTGCAACTGTGGTACGTGGGCCGTTCGGTTGTGGCCCTCAACCAGGCCCTCCTGGAAATCCACAGGATAGGCCAGCACAGCGCGGCTGTCACCCGCGAGGTGGCTGGCCGGTTGCTGACCGGGAGGCCGGTGGTGGCGGCTGCCCTCGAAGAATGTCCCGTGGTCCGGGATCTGGAAAGACTGGCCTCCGCCGTGCGGGGGGACCGGCACCTGGAAGGCCTTGTATGGGAAACCACCAGGCAGCACAGGAGTATACATAATGTTTTGACCCTCCTGGAAACCACCGCTTCCGGGCTTCGGCCTGGGGACGGGCGGGTCGAGGCATCCCGGTACTTTACGGAAGAACTGTTACCTGCGGTGTCCGGCCTTGACGCCCTGCTGGCCAGGATCCAGGAGACCCTGACGTCCAGACTGGAAGGGATGTGGGCGGGATATCGCATTTTCCACTGGCTGGTGACGGCCGGCGGGTTGGCCTTTACCGTGGCCGGCTTGATTTTTCTGGCCGTCTTTCAGCGAAGCATAGCCCGCACTCTGACCCAGCCCCTGGCCCGCATCTTCGGCCTGGTGGAGCAGGCGGTGAAGGCCGAGGTGCCGGCCGGGCGGCCCGGGGATGCCGAAGGGGAAATAGTCCGCCTGGAGAAGCTGGTAGACCTGGCCGCCAGGGTTTATTTCCGGGATGAGGAGGCGGTCAATGAAATCTTCACCCTCTGGGCGGATAAACTCGGAGAAGTTGATTTTAATGCTTTGATCCAGGACACCCTGGCCGTCCTTTACAACCGCGGGATTATTTTAGGCGGCGCCTACTACCGGTACGATGACGAAGGGGAGAGGCTGGAACTGGCGGTGAGGTATGCCCTCCCGGCAGAAGTAGAAACCGAGGTGCTTCCGGGACACGGCCCGGCCGGCCAGTGCGCCCGGGAGCTTCGCGTGATGGTTGGCTGGCAGGAATTCGATTTAGGCCACGGCTTGACCCCGCGGACAAGGGTGAAGGTGGTGGCTGCGCCCCTGGGGCTGGAAGAACTGCGGGGGGTGCTGCTGGTTCTCGTGCCGGCGGAAGACGGGGACCGGGAACACCTAATCCGCCTGTTTACGAGGCTCTCCCGGCTCCTGAGCCTCCTGCAGGAGAAACACGAGCGGGAGACGGAAAGGAAGGAGCTTCTGGAGGAAATAAGCCGCCAGGCCCGGACCGCCGAAGAAAAGCTGGCCCATGTCCAGGCGGTGCTGGAGAGCTCCCTGGACGGGATCTGCACCGTGGACCGGGAAGGACGGATTACCGCCTGGAACCGGGGGGCCGAGGTCATCACCGGCTATACGGCGGCCGAGGCCATAGGCAGGCCCTGCAGGGAGGTACTGGGCCATACCTATACTTCCGGAGAACCCATCTGCGGCTCCCACGACTGCGTGCTTTGCCGGGCCTTCGATGGGGAGAACGTCGAGGGGATGGAGGCTCTACTCCGGACCAAGGATAACCGGCGCCTTCCCATAAGGATAAGTGCGGCCCCCGTCAGGGTGGGAGAGGGCGGGATTAAAGAGATAGTGCCTTAA
- a CDS encoding acetyl-CoA carboxylase carboxyltransferase subunit alpha — protein sequence MLLCERNLARLRSKIEELEEFSREHSFDLSSEIGMLKARVEMLERELYSNLKAWERVYLARLPERPGAVDYIQAIFPDFLELHGDRCFGDDPSIVGGLATLEGRPVTVIGNRKGRDAKENLQYNFGMAHPEGYRKARRLMQQAEKFGRPVITLVDTPGAYPGTGAEERGQGEAIARNLAMMSTLRVPIVTVIIGQGGSGGALALAVADRLLMLENAFFSVISPEGCASILFKDAGRAWEAAEALKLTAQDLYRLKIIDEIIPEPLGGAHRDKGGVAARIKERLIFHLEELSRLKGEELVRARRERYRRVGAEFL from the coding sequence ATGCTGCTCTGTGAACGGAATTTGGCCCGGCTGCGGAGCAAGATAGAGGAGTTGGAGGAATTTTCCCGGGAGCACTCTTTTGATTTGAGTTCCGAGATCGGGATGCTCAAAGCGAGGGTGGAAATGCTTGAACGGGAACTATACAGCAACCTTAAAGCATGGGAGCGGGTTTATCTGGCCCGCCTGCCGGAAAGGCCGGGGGCCGTGGATTACATCCAGGCCATCTTCCCCGACTTCCTGGAACTCCATGGGGACCGCTGTTTCGGGGATGACCCGAGCATTGTAGGGGGGCTGGCTACCTTAGAGGGAAGGCCCGTTACCGTTATCGGCAACCGCAAGGGTAGGGATGCCAAAGAAAACTTGCAGTACAACTTCGGCATGGCCCACCCTGAGGGCTACCGTAAAGCACGCCGCCTCATGCAGCAGGCCGAAAAGTTCGGCCGTCCTGTTATTACCCTGGTGGATACGCCGGGGGCCTACCCGGGCACCGGAGCGGAAGAAAGGGGACAGGGAGAGGCCATCGCCCGGAACCTGGCGATGATGAGCACCCTTAGAGTGCCTATTGTTACGGTGATCATCGGCCAGGGAGGCAGCGGAGGCGCCCTGGCCCTGGCCGTGGCCGACCGGCTCCTCATGCTGGAGAATGCTTTTTTCAGCGTTATTTCCCCGGAGGGGTGCGCCAGCATACTCTTTAAGGACGCAGGCCGGGCCTGGGAGGCGGCCGAGGCCCTAAAACTTACGGCCCAGGACCTCTACCGCCTAAAAATAATCGACGAGATCATCCCCGAGCCCCTGGGTGGCGCCCACCGGGATAAAGGGGGCGTGGCCGCCCGGATCAAGGAGAGGCTTATTTTTCACCTTGAGGAATTGTCGCGGCTGAAAGGGGAAGAGCTGGTCCGGGCCCGCCGGGAACGCTACCGGCGGGTGGGGGCCGAATTCCTTTAG
- the accD gene encoding acetyl-CoA carboxylase, carboxyltransferase subunit beta, translating to MFPGLKRTRYIEVHASAYARENPLGKCPECREILIQKQLEDNLKVCPHCGYHFRLTAAERLQQTVDEGTFRELDAELTSRDPLSFPGYGEKLKEAREVTGLQEAVVTGYGEIEGEPCLLAVMDSHFMMGSMGLVVGEKIARAVEAALREGLPFVAFCASGGARMQEGTLSLLQMAKIAGLLQEFGRAGLLYISVLTDPTTGGVTASFASLGDIIIAEPRALICFTGPRVIEQTIGQKLPEGFQRAEFMLAKGFVDLIVPRKNMKATLARILRMHPRGDRNAAL from the coding sequence ATGTTTCCCGGGCTTAAGAGGACGCGCTACATAGAGGTGCATGCTTCCGCGTATGCCCGCGAAAATCCCCTGGGAAAATGCCCGGAGTGCCGGGAGATCTTAATACAGAAGCAGCTGGAAGACAACCTTAAGGTATGCCCCCACTGCGGATACCATTTCCGCCTCACGGCCGCCGAGCGGCTGCAACAAACCGTGGATGAGGGCACCTTCAGGGAATTGGACGCGGAGCTCACCTCCAGGGATCCCCTCTCCTTTCCGGGCTATGGGGAAAAACTGAAGGAAGCCCGTGAGGTTACCGGACTGCAGGAAGCGGTAGTCACCGGTTACGGTGAGATAGAGGGGGAGCCCTGCCTCCTGGCCGTAATGGACAGTCACTTTATGATGGGCAGCATGGGTTTGGTGGTGGGGGAAAAGATCGCCCGGGCCGTGGAGGCCGCCCTCCGGGAAGGGCTGCCCTTCGTGGCTTTCTGCGCTTCCGGCGGGGCCCGCATGCAAGAAGGGACCCTGTCGCTGCTGCAGATGGCCAAAATAGCAGGCCTGCTGCAGGAATTCGGCCGGGCGGGCCTCCTTTACATCAGCGTTTTGACGGATCCCACCACCGGCGGCGTCACGGCCAGTTTTGCCTCCCTGGGGGACATCATCATCGCCGAACCCCGGGCCCTCATCTGCTTTACCGGGCCCCGGGTCATCGAGCAAACCATAGGGCAAAAGCTGCCGGAGGGTTTCCAGCGCGCAGAGTTTATGCTGGCCAAGGGGTTTGTTGACCTGATCGTCCCCCGCAAGAACATGAAGGCCACCCTGGCCAGGATTCTGAGGATGCACCCGCGAGGGGATAGGAATGCTGCTCTGTGA
- the hcp gene encoding hydroxylamine reductase codes for MFCYQCEQTAGGTGCTRVGVCGKNEDIASLQDTLVFGLKGVAAYAYHARELGARDEEIDAFMHEALFSTLTNVDFDAERFLELLLRCGAVNLKVMELLDRAHVERFGAPVPTEVSTGTKAGPGILVTGHDLLDLYELLKQTEGTGINVYTHGEMLPAHAYPELKKFPHLAGNYGSAWQNQRREFEEFPGAIVATTNCVLLPKESYKDRMFTCGIAGLPEVTHIKNRDFRPVIEKAKCLPPLPAREGGKVVTGFHHQAVLGLADKIVAAVKEGKIRHFFLVGGCDGAKPGRSYYTELVSKIPQDCVVITLGCGKYRFNYMDLGEIDGIPRLLDMGQCNNAYSAIRVALALAEAFNCSVNELPLSLILSWFEQKAVAILLTLLHLGVKDIRIGPSAPAFISPNILKILQEKFGLKLITTPEEDLKAILG; via the coding sequence ATGTTCTGTTATCAATGTGAACAGACGGCCGGGGGAACCGGCTGTACGAGGGTGGGCGTCTGCGGCAAGAATGAGGATATAGCCAGCCTGCAGGACACCCTTGTCTTCGGCCTGAAGGGGGTGGCGGCCTACGCTTACCACGCCCGGGAGCTGGGGGCCCGCGATGAAGAAATCGATGCCTTCATGCACGAGGCCCTTTTCTCTACCCTGACCAACGTGGACTTTGATGCCGAGCGCTTCCTGGAACTCCTCTTAAGGTGCGGCGCCGTTAACCTTAAGGTTATGGAACTGCTGGACCGGGCCCATGTGGAGCGCTTCGGTGCCCCGGTGCCCACGGAGGTGTCCACCGGCACCAAGGCCGGCCCGGGCATTCTGGTTACCGGCCACGACCTGCTGGACCTTTATGAGCTCCTTAAACAGACGGAAGGAACCGGCATTAACGTATACACCCATGGAGAAATGCTCCCGGCCCATGCCTATCCGGAGCTGAAGAAGTTCCCCCACCTGGCAGGCAACTACGGTTCGGCCTGGCAGAATCAGCGGCGGGAATTCGAAGAATTCCCGGGGGCCATCGTGGCCACCACCAACTGCGTTCTGCTTCCCAAGGAATCCTATAAAGACCGGATGTTCACCTGCGGCATAGCCGGCCTGCCGGAGGTCACCCACATCAAGAACCGGGACTTCCGGCCGGTCATCGAAAAGGCCAAGTGCCTGCCGCCTCTGCCGGCCAGGGAGGGAGGTAAGGTGGTTACCGGCTTTCATCACCAAGCCGTCCTAGGCCTGGCCGATAAGATCGTGGCCGCGGTCAAGGAGGGTAAAATCCGGCACTTCTTCCTAGTCGGAGGTTGTGACGGAGCCAAGCCGGGCCGGAGTTACTACACCGAACTGGTCAGCAAAATACCCCAGGATTGTGTGGTCATCACCCTTGGCTGTGGCAAGTACCGCTTCAATTATATGGACCTGGGGGAAATAGACGGCATTCCGCGCCTGTTGGACATGGGTCAATGCAACAACGCCTATTCTGCCATCCGGGTGGCCCTGGCCCTGGCTGAGGCCTTTAACTGCAGCGTTAACGAGCTGCCCTTAAGCCTCATCCTGTCCTGGTTCGAGCAGAAGGCCGTGGCCATCCTCCTTACCCTGCTCCACCTGGGGGTCAAGGACATCCGCATCGGCCCTTCGGCGCCGGCCTTTATCTCTCCCAATATCCTGAAAATCCTCCAGGAGAAGTTCGGCCTAAAGCTCATTACCACTCCAGAAGAGGATCTCAAGGCCATCCTGGGGTAG
- a CDS encoding DUF763 domain-containing protein, with the protein MLRTGTASLPLHSGHCPPWLFERMRRLSGAIIEVIVREFGPGEVLRRLSDPHWFQALGCVLGFDWHSSGLTTTLCGALKEGIRDREWDLGLVIAGGKGRTSRQTPQEILRAAERYPLALEPEQLIYASRMAAKVDNTAVQDGYQLYHHVFIFTFDGQWAVVQQGMNEHTRLARRYHWLGEQVGSFVCEPHAAVCCDRRGEVLNMVAEEGEASRRVVTELAREKPEKIVREFRRILERSSSGLANLRLPWRHDIPRADYLNRTLLKVYASPPSDFAGLLGTEGVGPKTLRALAMVAEVAYGAPASFRDPVKYSFGHGGKDGHPYPVDRRVYDRSIAVLEKALAEAKIGRSEKMQALKRLAALYGA; encoded by the coding sequence ATGTTGCGGACGGGAACGGCCAGTTTGCCCCTCCACAGCGGCCACTGCCCGCCGTGGTTATTTGAGCGCATGCGCCGGTTATCCGGGGCCATTATAGAAGTGATCGTGCGGGAATTCGGACCCGGAGAAGTTTTGCGGCGGCTGAGCGATCCCCATTGGTTCCAGGCCCTGGGGTGCGTCCTGGGGTTTGACTGGCATTCCTCTGGCCTGACCACCACCCTTTGCGGAGCCCTGAAGGAAGGGATAAGGGACCGGGAGTGGGACCTGGGACTGGTCATTGCCGGGGGTAAAGGGCGGACTTCCCGGCAGACCCCCCAGGAAATCCTGAGGGCTGCCGAGCGTTACCCCCTGGCCCTGGAGCCGGAGCAGCTCATCTATGCCAGCCGCATGGCGGCCAAGGTGGATAACACCGCCGTGCAGGATGGATACCAGCTCTACCACCACGTTTTTATCTTTACCTTCGACGGCCAATGGGCCGTGGTCCAGCAGGGCATGAACGAACATACCCGCCTGGCCCGGCGCTACCACTGGCTGGGGGAGCAGGTCGGGAGTTTTGTTTGCGAGCCCCATGCGGCAGTGTGCTGCGACCGCCGCGGCGAGGTCCTCAACATGGTGGCAGAAGAAGGCGAGGCCTCCCGCCGGGTGGTAACCGAACTGGCCCGGGAAAAACCGGAAAAGATAGTACGGGAGTTTCGCCGGATACTGGAAAGGAGCTCTTCCGGCCTGGCCAACCTCCGGCTCCCCTGGCGCCACGATATTCCTCGGGCCGATTATCTAAACAGGACCTTGTTGAAAGTCTATGCTTCCCCGCCCTCCGACTTCGCCGGGCTGCTGGGCACGGAGGGTGTCGGCCCCAAGACTCTGCGCGCCCTGGCCATGGTGGCCGAGGTAGCCTACGGTGCTCCCGCCAGTTTCCGCGACCCGGTGAAATACAGTTTTGGCCACGGCGGCAAGGACGGCCATCCCTACCCGGTGGACCGACGGGTTTACGACCGCTCCATCGCCGTGCTGGAAAAGGCCCTGGCCGAGGCCAAGATTGGCCGCAGCGAAAAGATGCAGGCCCTCAAGCGGTTGGCCGCCCTGTACGGGGCCTGA
- a CDS encoding tryptophan transporter, translating into MKEPSVEEVRLREVSRRGLQAVDVVLVAVLLAAGAVLRMITPPFFGITPNLVIGMYVLSIMLLKPRLGQVLGIGLVAAAVCHFTTKSLLPYLNFISEPVGALVTGLLLYLPFDKNRLLAAVKPLVVTFLGTLASGFTYITIFKAATLFAALPNNPAYTYLLMVVLVTGAVNAVLAQVLYFPLKELIKNI; encoded by the coding sequence ATGAAGGAACCGTCCGTGGAGGAGGTAAGACTGCGGGAAGTCTCCCGAAGGGGTCTGCAGGCCGTAGATGTGGTCCTGGTAGCCGTACTGCTGGCGGCGGGAGCCGTCCTGCGCATGATAACCCCGCCCTTTTTCGGCATCACCCCTAACCTGGTCATCGGTATGTACGTCCTGAGCATCATGCTCCTTAAGCCCCGCTTAGGCCAGGTCCTGGGCATAGGACTGGTGGCCGCGGCTGTATGCCACTTTACTACCAAATCCCTGCTGCCTTACTTGAATTTCATCAGCGAGCCCGTAGGAGCATTAGTCACCGGCCTGTTGCTTTATCTTCCCTTTGATAAGAACCGCCTCCTGGCGGCCGTCAAACCTCTGGTGGTAACCTTTCTGGGCACCCTGGCCAGCGGCTTCACCTACATCACTATTTTTAAGGCCGCCACCCTTTTTGCAGCGCTGCCGAATAACCCGGCCTACACCTACCTTTTGATGGTGGTTCTCGTGACCGGGGCAGTAAATGCCGTCCTGGCCCAGGTCCTTTATTTCCCGTTAAAGGAACTTATCAAGAATATTTGA
- a CDS encoding energy-coupling factor ABC transporter ATP-binding protein, which translates to MDPVIEVQDFTFYYGESQVPALAGLNLVVRQGEFLGVTGPTGAGKTTLALALNGVIPHFQGGRWSGRVVVAGLDTSETPCSRLARVIGSVFQDPEAQLVATEVEEELAFGLENQGLPREEMLRRIDEALTMVGIRELRRRSLKELSGGQKQRVAIAAAVAMRPAVLVLDEPTSELDPQGTLEVMEVLRLLNRDHRLTIVLLEQKLAAMAPYISRLVCLHKGRIVADAPPREILRREKLLQELGLEEPPVAAFFRLLRRAGLYTQDLPLTVEEGREELGRLLGKEGIP; encoded by the coding sequence ATGGACCCTGTAATTGAGGTACAAGACTTTACGTTTTATTACGGTGAAAGCCAAGTACCGGCCCTGGCGGGCCTCAACCTGGTAGTCCGGCAGGGAGAATTTCTGGGCGTTACCGGCCCCACCGGGGCGGGCAAAACCACCCTGGCCCTGGCTTTAAACGGCGTGATCCCCCACTTCCAGGGGGGCCGTTGGTCCGGCCGGGTTGTGGTGGCCGGGCTGGACACCTCGGAAACGCCCTGTTCCCGCCTGGCCCGGGTAATCGGCAGCGTCTTTCAAGACCCGGAGGCCCAGCTGGTGGCTACGGAGGTAGAAGAAGAACTGGCCTTTGGCCTGGAAAATCAGGGCCTTCCCCGGGAGGAAATGCTCCGGCGAATCGATGAAGCTTTAACCATGGTGGGCATCCGCGAGCTGCGCCGCCGCAGCCTCAAGGAGCTATCCGGAGGCCAGAAGCAAAGGGTGGCCATTGCCGCCGCCGTAGCCATGCGGCCCGCCGTGCTGGTCCTTGACGAGCCCACTTCCGAGCTCGACCCCCAGGGTACTCTGGAAGTCATGGAAGTTCTGCGCCTCCTCAACCGGGACCACCGCCTCACCATCGTCCTCCTTGAACAAAAGCTGGCCGCCATGGCTCCCTATATCTCCCGGCTGGTTTGCCTCCATAAGGGCCGCATAGTGGCCGACGCCCCGCCGCGCGAGATCCTGCGCCGGGAGAAACTCCTCCAGGAACTGGGGTTGGAGGAGCCGCCGGTCGCCGCTTTTTTCAGGCTGCTGCGACGGGCGGGCCTCTATACCCAGGACTTACCCCTGACGGTGGAGGAAGGCCGGGAGGAACTGGGTCGACTCCTCGGTAAGGAGGGGATACCGTGA
- a CDS encoding energy-coupling factor ABC transporter ATP-binding protein, whose product MIRAENLSFTYPNGLQALKDVSFYIKKGEFVALIGRNGSGKTTLLKHLNGLLKPTGGRLFIAGLDTARARTSELARKVGFLFQNPDHQIFLPTVAQEIAFGPRNLGLKGREIEERVAEAAAQVGLTDYLGANPWRLGKGLRQRVALASVLAMRPEILVLDEPTTGQDYRQAREIMAIIKELHRRGHTIILVTHDMEMVVRYAEKAFVLGEGRLLLEGSLTEVFSRDDILAAAGLLPPAIVRLISPYRTAGLFPNVLTPEDLFREVCLMLRGEDHAVRILPA is encoded by the coding sequence GTGATCCGGGCCGAGAACTTGAGTTTCACTTATCCTAACGGCCTGCAAGCCCTAAAGGATGTTTCTTTTTATATAAAGAAGGGGGAGTTCGTAGCCTTAATTGGCCGCAACGGCTCCGGGAAAACCACCTTGCTGAAGCACCTTAACGGCCTCCTCAAGCCCACAGGAGGCCGCCTCTTCATCGCCGGTCTGGACACCGCCCGGGCCAGAACGTCCGAGCTGGCCCGCAAAGTAGGTTTTTTGTTCCAGAATCCCGACCACCAGATTTTCCTGCCCACGGTAGCCCAGGAAATTGCCTTTGGTCCCAGGAATTTGGGCCTTAAGGGCCGGGAGATTGAGGAGCGGGTGGCCGAGGCCGCTGCCCAGGTGGGTTTAACGGACTACCTGGGCGCCAACCCCTGGAGGCTCGGTAAGGGGCTGCGCCAGAGGGTGGCCCTGGCCTCCGTCCTGGCCATGCGGCCCGAGATCCTGGTCTTGGACGAACCCACCACGGGTCAAGATTACCGCCAGGCTCGGGAAATAATGGCCATAATAAAGGAGTTGCACCGGAGAGGGCATACCATAATACTGGTAACCCACGACATGGAGATGGTAGTACGATATGCCGAAAAGGCCTTCGTCCTGGGCGAGGGAAGGCTGTTACTGGAGGGGTCCTTGACCGAGGTCTTCTCCCGGGATGACATCCTGGCCGCGGCCGGCCTTCTCCCCCCTGCTATAGTAAGACTGATCAGCCCTTACCGGACAGCCGGGCTGTTCCCCAACGTGCTCACACCGGAGGATCTCTTCCGGGAAGTCTGTCTTATGTTAAGGGGTGAGGACCATGCCGTCCGCATCCTTCCTGCATGA
- a CDS encoding energy-coupling factor transporter transmembrane component T family protein translates to MPSASFLHDLHPLTKVVWSLAVVTAAFFLRGPLPLLLLLASVLAVAGAGKVLRQVWPALKGLAFLAALFFLFQVFLIQEGNTVLTLFPGRGFGRVTDVGLYACTVLALRMLVMTSTIPVLLATTNPKDMVVAFVEKLKVPYLYAFMLVTSLRFIPVLQEQLDLVLQAQRARGRDLEGRNFIKRLKAVVPVALPLLLVSIRRSRTLAISLETRGFGTGPRTHLRSMAFRPADIAVMASCTLLTFLVIVL, encoded by the coding sequence ATGCCGTCCGCATCCTTCCTGCATGATCTCCATCCTCTAACCAAGGTGGTCTGGTCCCTGGCCGTGGTGACTGCCGCCTTCTTTCTCCGGGGGCCCCTCCCCCTGCTCCTTCTGTTAGCCTCGGTCCTGGCCGTGGCCGGGGCCGGGAAGGTGCTCCGGCAGGTATGGCCGGCCCTCAAGGGGCTGGCCTTCCTGGCCGCCCTTTTCTTCCTCTTCCAGGTCTTCTTAATTCAAGAAGGCAACACGGTCCTCACCCTCTTCCCCGGCAGAGGGTTCGGCCGGGTGACCGATGTGGGCCTTTACGCATGCACCGTGCTGGCCCTTAGAATGCTGGTCATGACTTCTACCATTCCGGTGCTCCTGGCCACCACCAACCCCAAAGATATGGTGGTGGCCTTTGTAGAAAAGTTGAAGGTGCCGTATCTTTACGCCTTCATGCTGGTTACTTCTTTGCGCTTCATCCCGGTCCTTCAGGAGCAACTGGATCTCGTCCTCCAAGCCCAGCGGGCCCGGGGCCGCGACCTGGAGGGGCGCAATTTTATCAAGAGGCTCAAAGCCGTAGTCCCCGTGGCCCTTCCCCTGCTCCTCGTCTCCATCCGGCGGTCCCGAACCCTGGCCATCTCCCTGGAAACCCGGGGCTTCGGTACCGGACCGCGCACTCACCTGCGTTCCATGGCCTTCCGGCCGGCCGATATAGCGGTTATGGCCTCCTGCACCTTGCTCACCTTCCTTGTGATTGTCCTGTAA
- a CDS encoding accessory gene regulator ArgB-like protein, with translation MLKLNIARPAAAYLREKLQLTPEQEEIALYGLQTILYPLTGLLAIVLVGRLLGCLPATLAATFSAGFLRLWSGGAHTRSPLTCTLVGMALFPLLGKIADAAAPGMGASGLLLVLAAVSAVCLPTVVRMAPVDSPAKPILSADYRRNLRRLSVAAVILITAAQVALLKAGAYNLVLALSLGLGWQTFSLTRAGHRFAAFVDKLS, from the coding sequence ATGCTGAAGTTAAACATTGCGCGGCCGGCCGCAGCTTATCTCAGAGAAAAGCTCCAGCTAACCCCGGAGCAAGAGGAAATCGCCCTTTACGGCCTGCAAACCATCCTTTATCCCCTTACCGGCCTCCTGGCTATCGTGCTGGTGGGCCGCCTCCTGGGCTGCTTACCGGCCACCCTGGCGGCCACCTTCAGCGCCGGTTTTCTGCGGCTGTGGTCCGGCGGTGCCCACACCCGCTCCCCCCTCACCTGTACCCTGGTAGGTATGGCCCTTTTCCCCCTCCTAGGTAAAATAGCCGACGCGGCGGCGCCCGGCATGGGGGCCTCCGGCCTGCTTCTCGTCCTGGCGGCTGTTTCGGCAGTGTGCCTGCCCACCGTTGTCCGGATGGCGCCGGTGGATTCCCCGGCCAAACCCATCCTCTCGGCGGATTACCGCCGCAACCTGCGCCGCCTGTCGGTAGCAGCCGTCATCCTTATCACCGCTGCTCAGGTTGCCCTCTTAAAAGCCGGCGCTTACAACCTGGTGCTGGCCCTGAGTCTGGGTCTAGGGTGGCAAACCTTTTCGTTGACAAGGGCGGGTCACAGGTTTGCCGCTTTCGTAGACAAACTGAGTTAA
- a CDS encoding cyclic lactone autoinducer peptide codes for MKKLFYRLLPVAFSLLAFAAAVGVKPTCALLWHQPEVPKSLLK; via the coding sequence ATGAAGAAGTTATTCTATCGCCTGCTGCCGGTTGCCTTCAGCTTGCTGGCCTTTGCCGCAGCCGTCGGGGTCAAGCCAACCTGTGCTTTGCTCTGGCACCAACCCGAAGTACCCAAGTCCCTGCTCAAGTAA